A window of the Microbacterium sp. LWH13-1.2 genome harbors these coding sequences:
- a CDS encoding proline dehydrogenase family protein: protein MADPTPSTDPESASLADRAVELARRWVIEAAAADVDPAAERLAGVLQDVNGLPFTLGFVDGVMRPESLGAAASQLHRIAPIVPDFLPWYLRSAVRLGGGVAQILPSPVVPIARRVLRDMVGHLVVDARPAKLGPAIAEIRESGARLNLNLLGEAVLGEAEAKRRLDGIHDLIRRPDVDYVSVKVSAIISHISMWAFDEVVDAVVERLLPLYLTAASDRTFINLDMEEYRDLDLTIAVFTRILEDPRLQGLEAGIVLQAYLPDALPALQELTAWARERVDHGGAPIKVRLVKGANLAMERVEAHMHGWEQATYDSKLDTDANYLRCLDWALRPENIAAVHLGIAGHNLFGIAYAWLLAGERGLHGLSAAGGGAGQPPIEFEMLLGMAQGQVQAVSREVGEVLLYVPVVKPDEFDVAISYLVRRLEENASNDNFLSAAFRLGDEEPLFVRERDRFLDALDRSTSPTLQIGALRTQDRQAPVHESVRPAPVAVAPDEELTKAVLGISRGSDDSGGPFLETAVYAPREMDEGAGGAPGFTNTPDSDPSLAVNREWAREIHARIADSTLGAATIGAARIDDTAVLESTIAGVRDAGAQWGARPAAERAEVLLRAAAALEGRRGELIEVAAAETGKVFAEADVEVSEAVDFARYYAAKARELDAVAGAAFEPARVTVVTPPWNFPLAIPAGGVLAALAAGSGVVFKPAPQSRRCAAVIAETLWEVGVPRDVLALVDIEEGDLGRALIAHESVDRVILTGSWETAALFRSWRPDLPLLAETSGKNAMIITASADLDLAVADLVRSAFGHAGQKCSAASLAILVGPVGRSKRFARQLADATRSLHVGWPTDPLAEVGPVIERPQGKLAWALTELEGEEQWLIEPAVSAGDPSGRLWRPGIRVGVQPGSRFHTEEFFGPVLGIMHAPTLESAIEMQNAVAYGLTAGLHTQDPDELELWLDRVQAGNLYVNRGITGAIVQRQPFGGWKRSSVGPGTKAGGPNYLIGLGSWRSSGSGPVSSTLHLRGLDSRITELIESAQPSLDYEAFEWLRRSALSDALAWDREFGQVRDVSRLGVERNLFRYRPVPVAIRATADAGWQELLRVVVAAVRAGAGFVLSTPVGLPSEVRRALGTLGAVVYMETDDEWIERMRRREDASGDLFASSDDALRPSRVRLVGSRDAVAALHRALAVAVDGDPDLAVYDGEVTSAGRIELLPFVHEQAIAITAHRYGNPDDWSAAVI, encoded by the coding sequence ATGGCCGACCCGACGCCCTCCACGGATCCCGAATCCGCCTCTCTCGCGGATCGTGCCGTCGAGCTCGCCCGCCGCTGGGTGATCGAGGCCGCAGCCGCCGACGTCGACCCGGCAGCCGAGCGGCTGGCCGGTGTGCTGCAGGATGTCAACGGTCTGCCGTTCACGCTGGGTTTCGTCGACGGCGTCATGCGCCCCGAGAGCCTGGGGGCCGCGGCATCCCAGCTGCACCGCATCGCGCCGATCGTCCCCGACTTCCTGCCCTGGTACCTGCGCTCTGCCGTCCGCCTCGGTGGCGGGGTCGCGCAGATCCTGCCGAGCCCCGTGGTCCCCATCGCGCGCCGAGTGCTGCGCGACATGGTCGGCCACCTGGTCGTCGATGCCCGCCCCGCCAAGCTCGGACCGGCCATCGCCGAGATCCGCGAATCCGGTGCGCGACTCAACCTCAACCTGCTCGGTGAGGCAGTGCTCGGCGAAGCCGAGGCGAAGCGGCGGCTCGACGGCATCCACGATCTGATCCGTCGACCCGACGTCGACTACGTCTCGGTCAAGGTGTCGGCCATCATCAGTCACATCTCCATGTGGGCGTTCGACGAGGTCGTCGATGCCGTGGTCGAGCGGCTGCTGCCGCTGTACCTCACCGCAGCCTCCGACCGCACCTTCATCAACCTCGACATGGAGGAGTACCGCGACCTCGACCTGACGATCGCGGTGTTCACGCGAATCCTCGAGGATCCGCGGCTGCAGGGCCTCGAGGCCGGCATAGTGCTGCAGGCCTACCTGCCAGACGCCCTTCCCGCGCTGCAGGAGCTCACCGCCTGGGCGCGGGAGCGCGTCGACCACGGCGGCGCCCCGATCAAGGTGCGTCTCGTCAAGGGCGCCAACCTCGCGATGGAACGCGTGGAGGCGCATATGCACGGGTGGGAGCAGGCGACCTACGACAGCAAGCTCGACACCGACGCGAACTACCTGCGCTGCCTCGACTGGGCGCTGCGCCCCGAGAACATCGCGGCGGTGCACCTGGGCATCGCGGGGCACAACCTGTTCGGCATCGCGTACGCGTGGCTGCTGGCGGGCGAGCGCGGTCTGCACGGACTCTCGGCGGCGGGCGGGGGAGCAGGACAACCGCCGATCGAGTTCGAGATGCTGCTCGGCATGGCGCAGGGGCAGGTGCAGGCCGTCTCTCGCGAGGTCGGCGAGGTGCTGCTCTACGTGCCCGTCGTGAAGCCCGACGAGTTCGATGTGGCGATCAGCTATCTGGTGCGTCGGCTCGAAGAGAACGCATCGAACGACAACTTCCTCTCTGCCGCGTTCCGGCTCGGCGACGAGGAGCCGCTGTTCGTGCGTGAGCGCGACCGCTTCCTCGATGCGCTCGACCGCTCGACGTCGCCGACTCTGCAGATCGGCGCGCTCCGCACCCAGGATCGTCAAGCCCCGGTGCACGAATCGGTGCGCCCGGCCCCCGTGGCCGTCGCTCCCGACGAGGAGCTGACGAAGGCCGTTCTCGGCATCTCGCGAGGGTCGGATGACTCGGGCGGGCCGTTCCTCGAGACCGCGGTCTACGCCCCGCGCGAGATGGACGAGGGAGCCGGCGGCGCCCCCGGCTTCACCAACACCCCCGACAGCGACCCGTCGCTTGCGGTCAACCGCGAGTGGGCGCGCGAGATCCATGCGCGGATCGCTGATTCGACCCTGGGAGCCGCCACGATCGGGGCCGCCCGCATCGACGACACGGCTGTGCTCGAGAGCACGATCGCCGGAGTGCGGGATGCCGGCGCGCAGTGGGGCGCGCGCCCTGCCGCGGAGCGCGCCGAGGTGCTGCTCCGGGCCGCAGCCGCACTCGAAGGTCGACGCGGAGAACTCATCGAGGTCGCCGCCGCTGAGACGGGCAAGGTCTTCGCCGAGGCGGATGTCGAGGTGAGTGAGGCCGTCGACTTCGCCCGCTACTACGCCGCCAAGGCGCGGGAGCTGGATGCCGTCGCCGGTGCCGCGTTCGAACCGGCGCGCGTGACCGTCGTCACGCCGCCGTGGAACTTCCCCCTCGCGATCCCCGCCGGGGGAGTGCTCGCCGCGCTCGCCGCAGGCTCCGGCGTCGTCTTCAAGCCCGCCCCTCAGTCCCGGCGGTGCGCCGCCGTGATCGCCGAGACGCTGTGGGAGGTCGGCGTGCCGCGCGATGTGCTCGCGCTCGTCGACATCGAGGAGGGCGACCTCGGCCGGGCTCTGATCGCACACGAGTCGGTCGACCGCGTCATCCTCACAGGCTCCTGGGAGACTGCCGCGCTCTTCCGCTCGTGGCGGCCCGACCTTCCGCTGCTCGCCGAGACCAGCGGCAAGAACGCGATGATCATCACCGCATCCGCGGACCTCGACCTGGCCGTCGCCGACCTGGTGCGCAGCGCGTTCGGGCATGCGGGGCAGAAGTGCTCGGCCGCGTCCTTGGCGATTCTCGTCGGGCCGGTCGGTCGCTCTAAGCGCTTCGCCCGTCAGCTCGCCGACGCCACGCGCTCGCTGCACGTCGGCTGGCCCACCGACCCGCTCGCCGAAGTCGGACCCGTGATCGAGCGGCCGCAGGGCAAGCTCGCCTGGGCGCTCACCGAGCTCGAGGGCGAGGAGCAGTGGCTCATCGAACCCGCGGTGTCGGCCGGCGATCCGAGCGGACGGCTGTGGCGGCCCGGCATCCGCGTTGGAGTGCAGCCGGGGTCGCGCTTCCACACCGAGGAGTTCTTCGGGCCGGTGCTCGGGATCATGCACGCGCCGACGCTCGAGAGCGCGATCGAGATGCAGAACGCCGTCGCCTACGGGCTGACCGCGGGGCTGCACACGCAGGATCCGGACGAGCTCGAGCTGTGGCTCGACCGCGTGCAGGCCGGAAACCTCTACGTGAACCGCGGTATCACCGGTGCGATCGTGCAGCGCCAGCCGTTCGGCGGCTGGAAGCGCTCATCGGTCGGCCCGGGCACCAAAGCCGGCGGACCGAACTATCTGATCGGGCTCGGCTCCTGGCGTTCGAGCGGATCCGGTCCCGTGTCGAGCACGCTGCACCTGCGCGGCCTCGACTCCCGCATCACCGAGCTGATCGAGTCGGCGCAGCCCTCGCTCGACTACGAGGCGTTCGAATGGCTGCGTCGCTCGGCGCTGTCGGACGCGCTCGCGTGGGACCGAGAGTTCGGTCAGGTGCGCGACGTCTCGCGCCTCGGCGTCGAACGCAACCTCTTCCGCTATCGTCCTGTGCCCGTCGCGATCAGGGCGACTGCAGATGCCGGATGGCAGGAGCTGCTGCGCGTCGTCGTCGCCGCGGTGCGCGCCGGCGCCGGCTTCGTGCTGTCGACGCCCGTCGGGCTGCCGTCCGAGGTGCGCCGCGCGCTCGGCACCCTCGGGGCGGTCGTCTACATGGAGACCGACGACGAGTGGATCGAGAGGATGCGACGGCGCGAAGACGCCTCGGGCGACCTGTTCGCGTCATCGGATGACGCTCTTCGGCCGAGCCGGGTGCGGCTCGTCGGCTCGCGTGACGCGGTCGCGGCGCTGCATCGGGCACTCGCCGTGGCGGTCGACGGCGATCCCGACCTCGCGGTGTACGACGGCGAGGTCACCTCGGCCGGACGCATCGAGCTGCTGCCTTTCGTGCACGAGCAGGCGATCGCGATCACCGCCCACCGCTACGGCAACCCCGACGACTGGAGCGCCGCGGTCATCTGA
- a CDS encoding SDR family NAD(P)-dependent oxidoreductase yields the protein MNDPWGLETRTPGATLLVGCGKLGVRLGQRLQAQGAPVTAMRRHAGDLPFPTIEADLSQPLDRALPDFDSVVITLPPSTEGDSIYPPALRGLADALPAMPSRVVFVSSTRVFEGRPGETPLTERDTPAVSSERGGDLLEGEHLAMELFGARIVRPAGIYGPGRDFLIRRVLEGAPIDHTRRTNRIHETDLVRLLEAMLRADSAPPLIHAVDTEPVLLGDVAAHISGRLGVAVPPHVDPEVGGGTVLDGHLLREFLGELEYPTFRTGYDEMIAAR from the coding sequence GTGAACGATCCCTGGGGTCTCGAGACGCGCACGCCGGGGGCGACCCTGCTGGTCGGATGCGGCAAGCTCGGCGTGCGGCTCGGGCAGCGTCTGCAGGCGCAGGGTGCGCCCGTCACTGCCATGCGCCGCCATGCGGGCGACCTGCCGTTCCCGACCATCGAGGCCGATCTGTCACAGCCGCTCGACCGCGCATTGCCTGACTTCGACTCCGTCGTGATCACGCTGCCGCCGAGCACCGAGGGCGACTCGATCTATCCGCCGGCGCTCCGCGGGCTCGCGGATGCACTGCCGGCGATGCCGTCGCGTGTCGTCTTCGTGTCGTCGACCCGGGTGTTCGAGGGGCGCCCCGGTGAGACCCCGCTGACCGAGCGCGATACTCCTGCCGTGTCGAGCGAGCGCGGCGGCGACCTGCTCGAGGGGGAGCACCTGGCGATGGAGCTGTTCGGTGCGCGCATCGTGCGCCCCGCCGGCATCTACGGACCCGGGCGCGACTTCCTGATCCGCCGGGTGCTCGAGGGGGCGCCGATCGATCACACCCGTCGCACGAACCGCATCCACGAGACCGATCTCGTGCGCCTGCTGGAGGCCATGCTGCGGGCCGACTCGGCACCGCCGCTGATCCACGCGGTCGACACCGAGCCGGTGCTGCTCGGAGACGTGGCCGCGCACATCTCCGGTCGTCTCGGGGTCGCGGTGCCGCCGCACGTCGATCCGGAGGTCGGCGGGGGGACGGTTCTCGATGGACATCTGCTGCGGGAGTTCCTCGGTGAGCTGGAGTATCCGACCTTCCGCACGGGGTACGACGAGATGATCGCCGCGCGCTGA
- a CDS encoding acyl-CoA thioesterase, whose amino-acid sequence MNVIWRTLLVILSARRRVRRGKTLDAASVSSIRLTTLPTDIDILRHMNNGRYLSLFDLGRWDLLIRTGLFDAMNEHGWYAVVSSETVTFRKSLQLWQRFEVQSRFIGHDDKAVFLEHRAVVGGEIYARVIVRSRMLRRTGGTVSNEELFAAVGKPEGVPEIDPWVHDWAAASALPPVRSSAPSVWS is encoded by the coding sequence GTGAACGTGATCTGGCGCACTCTCCTCGTTATCCTCTCCGCCCGCCGCCGAGTGCGCCGAGGCAAGACGCTCGACGCCGCCTCCGTCAGCAGCATCAGACTGACGACGCTCCCCACCGACATCGACATCCTGCGCCACATGAACAACGGCCGATACCTGTCGCTGTTCGACCTCGGCCGCTGGGACCTGCTGATCCGCACGGGACTGTTCGACGCGATGAACGAGCACGGCTGGTACGCCGTGGTGTCGAGCGAGACCGTGACCTTCCGCAAGTCCCTGCAGCTCTGGCAGCGGTTCGAGGTGCAGTCCCGGTTCATCGGACACGACGACAAGGCCGTGTTCCTCGAGCACCGTGCCGTCGTCGGCGGCGAGATCTACGCACGGGTGATCGTGCGCTCGCGGATGCTGCGCCGCACCGGCGGCACGGTGAGCAACGAAGAGCTGTTCGCCGCCGTCGGCAAGCCGGAGGGCGTGCCCGAGATCGACCCGTGGGTGCACGACTGGGCCGCGGCATCCGCTCTTCCTCCCGTGCGCAGCTCCGCGCCGAGCGTGTGGAGCTGA
- a CDS encoding GNAT family N-acetyltransferase — protein MSAEAQPEVIVRPVRDVDAEALGRVHAQCWHETYDHLISKAALEKVSPRRMAELWTHWASQGPEFTMRAALVDGEIVGFVGSGPARDKDAPAFRELYFIYLLDAYHSTGIGQKLFDAAVEKDESLYLWVADDNPRAHRFYTRNGFALDGASHTEPFLGETLTEVRFVR, from the coding sequence ATGAGCGCCGAAGCCCAGCCCGAAGTCATCGTCCGTCCGGTCCGTGATGTGGATGCGGAAGCCCTGGGTCGCGTGCACGCGCAGTGCTGGCACGAGACCTACGACCACCTGATCAGCAAGGCCGCGCTCGAGAAGGTCTCGCCTCGGCGCATGGCCGAGCTGTGGACGCACTGGGCCTCTCAGGGCCCCGAGTTCACGATGCGCGCCGCCCTCGTCGACGGAGAGATCGTCGGCTTCGTCGGCTCCGGACCCGCGCGCGACAAGGATGCACCCGCGTTCCGCGAGCTGTACTTCATCTACCTGCTCGATGCGTACCACTCGACCGGCATCGGCCAGAAGCTGTTCGACGCCGCGGTCGAGAAGGACGAGTCCCTCTACCTCTGGGTCGCGGACGACAACCCCCGCGCCCACCGCTTCTATACGCGCAACGGTTTCGCGCTCGACGGCGCCAGCCACACCGAGCCGTTCCTCGGCGAGACGCTGACCGAGGTCCGCTTCGTCCGCTGA
- a CDS encoding cytochrome b/b6 domain-containing protein produces MATRKLRRGLPRVHGGEPWPPGVAIDGAESGASPSPDAPAGADPVVGHASIESPAAQSPVAQSPVAQSPVAQSPAAQSPVFESPDITSPAIESSAVESTVQREDDTAPAATGASLRRGLPRVRGGEAWPPAGTATGAAAVAAMTHSMAPPSSKALADSGPVVEHESSPSASASSIGEAAAATSVAAATEVAAVAQAASPALGSTGSVRRGLPRVAGGDPWPPAGTVPVIAVATDASESAAADALATGPAAPAPSADVTRAPAASTAVAPASASFALGDPSIPLPAPRTVWNGSAPRRITAAAPASARPRPPWTQAIAGLLGAAALGVLAAAAVAFVRALLSFPFMQDFLAAFPGEYTPAIAVEPGFAPWVNWAHFFNVFLMVLIIRSGLRIRNEKRPTAFWTPRGDPKGKVSLTIWFHQALDILWLVNGVIFVVLLFVTGHWVRIVPTSWEVIPNALSAALQYVSFDWPTEHGWVNYNSLQQLAYFVTVFIAAPLAAATGFRMSGMWPKKAERLSRAYPIEWARALHFPVMIYFVVFIIGHVALVFLTGFLRNLNHMYASSDAVGWTGFWVFVASVVVIALGWVAARPLVIAPIAKLFGTVSGR; encoded by the coding sequence GTCGGGCACGCGAGCATCGAGTCCCCGGCCGCTCAGTCCCCGGTCGCTCAGTCCCCGGTCGCTCAGTCCCCGGTCGCTCAGTCCCCGGCCGCTCAGTCCCCGGTCTTCGAGTCTCCGGACATCACATCTCCGGCCATCGAGTCCTCGGCCGTCGAGAGCACAGTGCAGCGAGAAGACGACACGGCTCCCGCGGCGACCGGCGCATCGCTCCGCCGTGGCCTGCCCCGCGTCCGCGGCGGTGAGGCGTGGCCTCCCGCAGGCACTGCGACGGGCGCTGCCGCTGTGGCAGCGATGACACACAGCATGGCTCCGCCCTCGTCCAAGGCTCTGGCCGATTCGGGGCCGGTCGTCGAGCACGAGTCGTCCCCGTCGGCGTCAGCCTCCTCGATCGGCGAGGCCGCGGCTGCCACCTCTGTGGCTGCTGCCACCGAGGTCGCCGCCGTCGCGCAGGCGGCGTCACCCGCGCTCGGGTCGACCGGATCCGTGCGCCGCGGCCTGCCGCGAGTCGCGGGCGGAGATCCGTGGCCGCCGGCCGGTACCGTCCCGGTGATCGCCGTGGCAACGGACGCTTCCGAGTCCGCCGCTGCCGATGCCCTCGCAACCGGCCCCGCTGCGCCTGCACCCTCCGCCGATGTCACCCGCGCGCCCGCTGCCTCCACAGCTGTGGCCCCGGCATCCGCATCCTTCGCTCTCGGTGATCCCTCGATCCCGCTGCCTGCCCCGCGCACGGTGTGGAACGGCAGTGCGCCTCGGCGCATCACCGCGGCCGCTCCGGCATCCGCTCGTCCTCGTCCTCCGTGGACGCAGGCGATCGCCGGACTGCTCGGGGCTGCGGCCCTCGGCGTCCTGGCCGCGGCAGCCGTGGCGTTCGTGCGGGCGCTGCTGAGCTTCCCGTTCATGCAGGACTTCCTCGCGGCGTTCCCCGGCGAGTACACGCCCGCCATCGCGGTCGAGCCCGGCTTCGCGCCGTGGGTCAACTGGGCGCACTTCTTCAACGTGTTCCTGATGGTGCTGATCATCCGGTCGGGACTCCGCATCCGCAACGAGAAGCGCCCGACCGCATTCTGGACCCCTCGGGGCGACCCCAAGGGCAAGGTCAGTCTGACGATCTGGTTCCACCAGGCGCTCGACATCCTGTGGCTCGTGAACGGCGTGATCTTCGTGGTGCTGCTGTTCGTGACCGGGCACTGGGTGCGCATCGTGCCGACGAGCTGGGAGGTCATTCCCAACGCGCTCTCGGCCGCGCTGCAGTACGTCTCGTTCGACTGGCCGACCGAGCACGGCTGGGTGAACTACAACAGCCTGCAGCAGCTCGCCTACTTCGTGACCGTGTTCATCGCGGCACCGCTCGCGGCCGCGACCGGCTTCCGCATGTCGGGCATGTGGCCGAAGAAGGCCGAGCGTCTGTCGAGGGCGTACCCGATCGAGTGGGCCCGCGCGCTGCACTTCCCGGTCATGATCTACTTCGTGGTGTTCATCATCGGGCATGTCGCCCTGGTGTTCCTCACCGGATTCCTGCGCAACCTCAACCACATGTACGCCTCGTCGGATGCCGTCGGCTGGACAGGATTCTGGGTGTTCGTGGCATCCGTCGTGGTCATCGCCCTCGGCTGGGTGGCGGCGCGTCCGCTCGTGATCGCGCCGATCGCCAAGCTCTTCGGCACCGTATCGGGCCGCTGA